In Zalophus californianus isolate mZalCal1 chromosome 4, mZalCal1.pri.v2, whole genome shotgun sequence, the following proteins share a genomic window:
- the HPDL gene encoding 4-hydroxyphenylpyruvate dioxygenase-like protein, producing the protein MAVHARCLCHIAFHVPAGQPLTQDLQRLFGFQPLAMREAEGWRQLALRSGDAVFLVNEGAGPREPLYGLDPRHAVPSATNLCFDVADAGAAARALVARGCSVPVPPVSVKDTQGTATYAVVSSPAGNLSLTLLERAGFRGPFLPGFQPMASAASPGWVSHVDHLTLACTPGSSSTLMRWFYDCLDFRHLPLSPGEDPEMGLEVTAGSGRGGLKLTALQTPPGSAVPTLVLAETLPGASSGQDQVEQFLARHRGPGLQHVGLYTPNIVEASEGVAVAGGRLLAPPEAYYQQPGKERQILAAGHDPSVLARQGILLDGDEGKFLLQVFTKSLFPEDTFFLELIQRQGATGFGQGNIRALWQSVQEQAARDREA; encoded by the coding sequence ATGGCCGTGCACGCCCGTTGTCTGTGCCACATTGCCTTCCACGTGCCCGCGGGGCAGCCCCTCACCCAGGATCTGCAGCGTCTCTTCGgattccagcccctggcaatgcGGGAAGCAGAAGGCTGGCGGCAGTTGGCCCTACGCAGCGGCGACGCGGTCTTTTTGGTGAACGAGGGCGCAGGGCCGCGGGAGCCGCTGTACGGCCTGGACCCACGTCATGCTGTGCCCAGCGCCACCAACCTGTGCTTCGACGTGGCAGACGCGGGCGCCGCCGCCCGGGCGTTGGTTGCGCGGGGCTGCAGCGTGCCGGTGCCCCCGGTTAGCGTGAAGGATACGCAGGGCACAGCCACCTACGCTGTTGTCAGCTCGCCCGCCGGCAACCTCAGCCTGACACTCCTGGAGCGTGCCGGCTTCCGAGGGCCTTTCCTCCCGGGCTTCCAGCCTATGGCCTCTGCAGCCAGCCCGGGCTGGGTCAGCCACGTGGACCACCTGACCCTGGCCTGCACCCCTGGCAGCTCCTCCACACTGATGCGCTGGTTCTACGACTGTCTAGACTTTCGCCACCTGCCACTGAGTCCAGGTGAGGATCCGGAGATGGGCCTCGAGGTGACAGCAGGATCTGGGCGAGGGGGACTGAAGCTCACCGCCCTGCAGACCCCCCCAGGCAGTGCTGTCCCCACCCTCGTGCTGGCTGAGACCCTGCCGGGGGCTTCTAGTGGACAGGACCAGGTGGAGCAGTTCCTGGCCCGGCACAGGGGACCAGGATTGCAGCACGTGGGGCTCTACACGCCGAACATCGTAGAAGCCAGTGAGGGGGTAGCAGTGGCTGGGGGCCGGCTCCTGGCTCCTCCTGAGGCATACTACCAGCAGCCGGGCAAGGAGAGGCAGATCCTAGCTGCTGGGCATGACCCTAGCGTGCTGGCCCGACAGGGGATCCTGCTGGATGGTGATGAAGGCAAGTTTCTGCTTCAGGTCTTCACCAAGTCTCTCTTTCCAGAGGACACCTTCTTCCTGGAGCTGATTCAGAGGCAGGGGGCCACAGGCTTTGGCCAGGGCAACATCCGGGCCCTGTGGCAGTCGGTGCAGGAGCAAGCAGCCAGGGACCGGGAAGCCTga
- the MUTYH gene encoding adenine DNA glycosylase isoform X1, with amino-acid sequence MKKPRTAMKSHQRERAPCQEGREKRVLSGRQVKPSTPNACAGTMPEFPAAPADLARRKEGVLVQASLSPYHLFRDTADVIVFRENLLSWYDREKRDLPWRRRAEGEVDPDRRAYAVWVSEVMLQQTQVATVIDYYTRWMQKWPTLQDLASASLEEVNQLWAGLGYYSRGRRLQEGARKVVEELGGHMPRTAETLQQLLPGVGRYTAGAIASIAFGQATGVVDGNVVRVLCRVRAIGADPSSTLVSQLLWSLAQQLVDPVRPGDLNQAAMELGATVCTPQHPRCSQCPVQSLCRAHQRVERERLLGSRSPPGSPDVEECAPHAGPCQLCAPPTEPWDPTRGVTNFPRKAGRRPPREEYSATCVLEQPGALGGPRILLVQRPSSGLLAGLWQFPAVTAEPSGPQQREALLRELQSWAGPLPAPRLRHLGQVVHTFSHIKLTYQVYGLALEGQTPVTVVPPGARWLTREEFHTAAVSTAMKKVFRVYEGQQPGTSKGSKRCPMSTPSSRKKPSPGQQLLDSFFRPHIPTDASSLNSTAQ; translated from the exons ATGAAGAAGCCACGAACAGCTATGAAGAGTCATCAGAGGGAGCGGGCACCCtgccaggagggaagggagaagcgtGTTCTCAGCGGCCGCCAGGTCAAGCCTTCTACCCCCAATG CCTGTGCAGGGACAATGCCTGAGTTTCCTGCGGCCCCAGCAGACTTGGCCAGGCGGAAGGAGGGGGTGCTGGTGCAGGCGTCTCTCTCCCCGTACCATCTCTTCAGAGACACAGCTGACGTCATAGTCTTTCGGGAGAACCTACTGAGCTGGTACGACCGAGAGAAGCGGGACCTACCCTGGAGAAGGCGG gcagagggtgaggtggATCCAGACAGGCGGGCATACGCTG tGTGGGTCTCAGAGGTCATGCTGCAGCAGACCCAGGTTGCCACGGTGATCGACTATTATACCCGATGGATGCAG AAGTGGCCAACGCTGCAGGACCTGGCCAGTGCTTCCCTGGAG GAGGTGAACCAGCTCTGGGCGGGCCTGGGCTACTATTCTCGAGGCCGGCGGCTGCAGGAGGGAGCCCGGAAG gTGGTAGAGGAGCTAGGGGGCCATATGCCACGTACAGCAGAGACCCTGCAGCAGCTCCTGCCTGGCGTGGGGCGGTACACAGCTGGAGCCATCGCTTCCATTGCCTTCGGACAG gcaacTGGTGTGGTAGACGGGAATGTAGTGCGGGTGCTGTGCCGAGTCCGAGCCATTGGTGCGGATCCCAGCAGCACCCTCGTCTCCCAGCTTCTCTG GAGCTTAGCCCAGCAGCTGGTGGACCCGGTGCGGCCTGGGGACTTGAACCAAGCGGCCATGGAGTTGGGGGCCACAGTGTGCACCCCGCAGCACCCGCGCTGCAGCCAGTGCCCTGTGCAGAGCCTGTGCCGGGCACACCAGAGG GTGGAGCGGGAACGGCTCTTGGGCTCACGGAGCCCGCCGGGCAGCCCTGACGTGGAGGAGTGTG CTCCTCACGCGGGGCCGTGCCAGCTCTGCGCGCCTCCCACGGAGCCCTGGGACCCGACCCGGGGAGTGACCAACTTCCCCAGAAAGGCCGGCCGCAGGCCCCCCAGGGAGGAGTACTCTGCCACCTGTGTTCTGGAGCAGCCCGGGGCCCTTGGGGGTCCTCGGATTCTGCTGGTGCAGAGGCCCAGTTCAG GGCTGCTGGCAGGACTGTGGCAGTTCCCGGCTGTGACCGCGGAGCCCTCAGGGCCACAGCAGCGCGAGGCCCTGCTGCGGGAgctgcagagctgggctgggcccctcccagccccccgccTCCGGCACCTCGGGCAG GTGGTCCACACCTTCTCTCACATCAAGCTGACCTATCAAGTATACGGTCTGGCCCTGGAAGGGCAGACCCCGGTGACTGTCGTGCCACCTGGTGCTCGCTGGCTGACCCGCGAGGAGTTTCACACTGCAGCTGTCTCCACCGCTATGAAAAAG GTGTTCCGTGTGTACGAGGGCCAGCAGCCAGGGACCTCCAAG GGTTCCAAAAGATGCCCCATGTCCACTCCATCCAGCCGGAAAAAGCCCAGCCCGGGCCAGCAACTCCTGGATAGTTTCTTTCGGCCTCACATCCCGACGGATGCATCCAGCCTCAACAGTACTGCCCAGTGA
- the MUTYH gene encoding adenine DNA glycosylase isoform X2: MSIWRAIMKKPRTAMKSHQRERAPCQEGREKRVLSGRQVKPSTPNDLARRKEGVLVQASLSPYHLFRDTADVIVFRENLLSWYDREKRDLPWRRRAEGEVDPDRRAYAVWVSEVMLQQTQVATVIDYYTRWMQKWPTLQDLASASLEEVNQLWAGLGYYSRGRRLQEGARKVVEELGGHMPRTAETLQQLLPGVGRYTAGAIASIAFGQATGVVDGNVVRVLCRVRAIGADPSSTLVSQLLWSLAQQLVDPVRPGDLNQAAMELGATVCTPQHPRCSQCPVQSLCRAHQRVERERLLGSRSPPGSPDVEECAPHAGPCQLCAPPTEPWDPTRGVTNFPRKAGRRPPREEYSATCVLEQPGALGGPRILLVQRPSSGLLAGLWQFPAVTAEPSGPQQREALLRELQSWAGPLPAPRLRHLGQVVHTFSHIKLTYQVYGLALEGQTPVTVVPPGARWLTREEFHTAAVSTAMKKVFRVYEGQQPGTSKGSKRCPMSTPSSRKKPSPGQQLLDSFFRPHIPTDASSLNSTAQ; encoded by the exons ATGAGCATCTGGAGG GCCATCATGAAGAAGCCACGAACAGCTATGAAGAGTCATCAGAGGGAGCGGGCACCCtgccaggagggaagggagaagcgtGTTCTCAGCGGCCGCCAGGTCAAGCCTTCTACCCCCAATG ACTTGGCCAGGCGGAAGGAGGGGGTGCTGGTGCAGGCGTCTCTCTCCCCGTACCATCTCTTCAGAGACACAGCTGACGTCATAGTCTTTCGGGAGAACCTACTGAGCTGGTACGACCGAGAGAAGCGGGACCTACCCTGGAGAAGGCGG gcagagggtgaggtggATCCAGACAGGCGGGCATACGCTG tGTGGGTCTCAGAGGTCATGCTGCAGCAGACCCAGGTTGCCACGGTGATCGACTATTATACCCGATGGATGCAG AAGTGGCCAACGCTGCAGGACCTGGCCAGTGCTTCCCTGGAG GAGGTGAACCAGCTCTGGGCGGGCCTGGGCTACTATTCTCGAGGCCGGCGGCTGCAGGAGGGAGCCCGGAAG gTGGTAGAGGAGCTAGGGGGCCATATGCCACGTACAGCAGAGACCCTGCAGCAGCTCCTGCCTGGCGTGGGGCGGTACACAGCTGGAGCCATCGCTTCCATTGCCTTCGGACAG gcaacTGGTGTGGTAGACGGGAATGTAGTGCGGGTGCTGTGCCGAGTCCGAGCCATTGGTGCGGATCCCAGCAGCACCCTCGTCTCCCAGCTTCTCTG GAGCTTAGCCCAGCAGCTGGTGGACCCGGTGCGGCCTGGGGACTTGAACCAAGCGGCCATGGAGTTGGGGGCCACAGTGTGCACCCCGCAGCACCCGCGCTGCAGCCAGTGCCCTGTGCAGAGCCTGTGCCGGGCACACCAGAGG GTGGAGCGGGAACGGCTCTTGGGCTCACGGAGCCCGCCGGGCAGCCCTGACGTGGAGGAGTGTG CTCCTCACGCGGGGCCGTGCCAGCTCTGCGCGCCTCCCACGGAGCCCTGGGACCCGACCCGGGGAGTGACCAACTTCCCCAGAAAGGCCGGCCGCAGGCCCCCCAGGGAGGAGTACTCTGCCACCTGTGTTCTGGAGCAGCCCGGGGCCCTTGGGGGTCCTCGGATTCTGCTGGTGCAGAGGCCCAGTTCAG GGCTGCTGGCAGGACTGTGGCAGTTCCCGGCTGTGACCGCGGAGCCCTCAGGGCCACAGCAGCGCGAGGCCCTGCTGCGGGAgctgcagagctgggctgggcccctcccagccccccgccTCCGGCACCTCGGGCAG GTGGTCCACACCTTCTCTCACATCAAGCTGACCTATCAAGTATACGGTCTGGCCCTGGAAGGGCAGACCCCGGTGACTGTCGTGCCACCTGGTGCTCGCTGGCTGACCCGCGAGGAGTTTCACACTGCAGCTGTCTCCACCGCTATGAAAAAG GTGTTCCGTGTGTACGAGGGCCAGCAGCCAGGGACCTCCAAG GGTTCCAAAAGATGCCCCATGTCCACTCCATCCAGCCGGAAAAAGCCCAGCCCGGGCCAGCAACTCCTGGATAGTTTCTTTCGGCCTCACATCCCGACGGATGCATCCAGCCTCAACAGTACTGCCCAGTGA